In the Bacillus shivajii genome, one interval contains:
- a CDS encoding M20 family metallopeptidase, translated as MNRWQEKTKVLLEQLVNTPSVNPRDNELIEGEANVAEKLIEYVKENIPEAVIETQPVLNDRYNVVIKYEVSDNLPTVLLESHLDTVEVDQMIIEPFKMTEKDQKWWGRGVCDAKGQLASMIIGLEKAISDNKPLSMNVIIAAVVDEEHLHRGVDELVNLNPKADFSIVGEPTKLRLGGVHKGSIRFKIETSGIPAHSATPWDGENAIYSMSDIIQCIKSKVVPEVEKKVHPLIGPSSVSVNLISGGEQVNAVPGKCEIHVDRRLNPGENWEEAYVSIKETLKRELTDATYSNTVFKDPYLIDPALDNELDDLNIQEFQTFLSNHHLNSDVIGLPFGCDASKVVKAITPTIVFGPGSIEQAHTKDEFIEIEQIMKAVHLYADFMCNGQLKQ; from the coding sequence TTGAACAGATGGCAGGAAAAAACAAAAGTTTTATTAGAGCAGCTAGTAAATACGCCTAGTGTTAACCCGAGAGATAATGAATTAATAGAAGGAGAAGCGAATGTAGCCGAGAAACTGATTGAATATGTAAAAGAAAATATCCCTGAAGCTGTAATTGAAACGCAGCCCGTATTAAATGACCGCTATAATGTCGTTATTAAATATGAAGTTTCTGATAACCTCCCTACGGTTCTACTTGAAAGTCATCTCGATACCGTTGAAGTCGATCAAATGATTATCGAACCCTTTAAGATGACTGAAAAAGATCAAAAATGGTGGGGGAGAGGGGTTTGTGATGCTAAAGGTCAGCTTGCAAGTATGATTATCGGTTTGGAAAAAGCGATTTCTGATAATAAACCTTTGTCGATGAATGTAATCATTGCTGCCGTCGTAGATGAAGAACATTTACACCGAGGCGTCGATGAACTTGTTAATCTGAACCCGAAGGCTGACTTTTCAATTGTTGGAGAACCAACAAAGTTACGTTTAGGCGGCGTACATAAAGGAAGTATTCGCTTTAAAATTGAAACGTCAGGCATTCCAGCTCATAGTGCTACACCATGGGATGGCGAAAATGCGATATATTCTATGAGTGACATTATTCAATGTATAAAATCCAAAGTTGTTCCTGAAGTGGAAAAAAAGGTCCATCCATTAATTGGGCCTAGCTCTGTTAGTGTAAACCTCATCAGTGGCGGTGAACAAGTAAATGCTGTGCCAGGGAAATGTGAAATTCATGTTGATCGTAGATTGAACCCTGGTGAGAACTGGGAAGAAGCATATGTAAGTATTAAAGAAACATTAAAAAGGGAGCTTACTGATGCTACATATTCAAATACAGTTTTCAAGGACCCGTATTTAATTGATCCGGCTTTAGATAACGAATTAGATGATTTAAATATTCAAGAATTTCAAACGTTTTTAAGCAATCATCATCTTAATTCTGATGTAATCGGATTACCTTTTGGGTGTGATGCAAGTAAAGTTGTTAAAGCGATTACACCAACCATTGTTTTTGGCCCTGGAAGTATTGAACAAGCTCATACGAAAGATGAGTTCATTGAAATAGAGCAAATCATGAAGGCGGTTCACCTATATGCCGATTTCATGTGTAATGGTCAACTGAAACAGTAA
- a CDS encoding aminotransferase class V-fold PLP-dependent enzyme, producing MSDVTINNFRKGMKVLDQCLYLDHGAMSPLHQRVLEGVQTFHEERAMFGNNFSKWWEEVDEVRGMVASTIKAKPKEIGFYWNTSSAINLIAHSLNLQEGDEVLITDEEFPSNVYPWMKLEEEKNIKRKIVQHIDGRADINQFKEAITEKTKVVSVSWVMASNGNKLDLEEIGTLCKENGIIFIVDAIQGYMTEPLDVNKIQADFVVSGFFKWAMGPDGLSFIYINEELLDQINIPFIGWASMKERFNYSDIKMDIDQSARSIETGNMNFSAIRGLRESLLLLDEYQTLIPERIKKLTSLLREGLMSVEHINMHSPTIDQKNWSGITSFSGIDPTTLTNHNIKINVRSGIRVSPHFYNTEEEIVHLLDIIKNG from the coding sequence ATGAGTGATGTGACAATTAACAACTTTAGAAAAGGGATGAAAGTTTTAGATCAATGTTTATATCTTGACCATGGCGCAATGTCTCCTCTACACCAACGTGTACTAGAAGGTGTCCAAACGTTTCATGAAGAAAGAGCGATGTTTGGAAATAACTTTTCTAAGTGGTGGGAAGAAGTTGATGAAGTTCGTGGAATGGTCGCTTCTACAATTAAGGCTAAACCAAAAGAAATAGGCTTTTATTGGAATACATCTAGTGCAATTAACCTTATCGCTCATTCACTGAATCTCCAAGAGGGGGATGAAGTTCTCATTACAGATGAAGAATTTCCGTCTAATGTGTATCCGTGGATGAAGCTGGAGGAAGAAAAAAATATTAAGCGAAAAATCGTTCAACATATTGATGGACGAGCGGATATAAATCAATTTAAAGAAGCAATCACAGAAAAAACGAAAGTAGTTAGTGTGAGCTGGGTCATGGCTTCTAATGGAAATAAACTCGATTTAGAAGAAATCGGAACACTCTGTAAGGAGAACGGAATTATTTTCATCGTAGACGCTATACAAGGTTACATGACAGAACCTTTGGATGTGAACAAAATACAAGCTGACTTTGTTGTGAGTGGTTTTTTTAAATGGGCAATGGGGCCAGATGGCCTTTCCTTTATCTATATTAATGAAGAATTGCTCGATCAAATCAATATACCGTTTATTGGTTGGGCTAGCATGAAAGAAAGGTTTAACTATAGTGATATTAAAATGGATATTGACCAATCTGCTAGGTCTATTGAAACCGGAAATATGAATTTTTCAGCTATTAGAGGATTAAGGGAATCCTTGTTGTTACTAGATGAATATCAAACCCTTATCCCAGAACGAATAAAGAAATTAACTTCGTTATTAAGAGAAGGTCTTATGTCGGTGGAGCATATTAACATGCATTCCCCAACAATTGATCAAAAAAATTGGTCCGGAATAACATCATTTAGTGGGATTGACCCAACCACATTAACAAATCATAACATCAAAATAAATGTAAGGTCAGGAATTAGAGTGTCCCCACACTTTTACAACACAGAAGAAGAAATCGTGCACCTATTGGATATTATTAAAAATGGATAA
- a CDS encoding cupin domain-containing protein codes for MTSNQKSATITDLNEERYLLPMDWGGIQWLCGEDIDPDSEMTFGMVFINAGEENPRHIHPNCEEVIFVLSGECDHTLGDETYHLKPGMMLRIPRNIPHNAKVTSWEPCRMIIAYSAPDRQTIGE; via the coding sequence ATGACTAGTAATCAAAAAAGTGCAACAATTACAGATTTAAATGAAGAGCGTTATTTACTACCGATGGATTGGGGCGGTATTCAATGGCTTTGCGGAGAGGATATCGATCCAGACAGTGAAATGACATTCGGAATGGTATTTATTAATGCAGGCGAAGAAAATCCACGTCACATCCATCCGAATTGTGAAGAAGTGATCTTTGTGTTATCAGGCGAATGTGATCATACCCTTGGTGATGAAACGTACCACTTAAAACCAGGAATGATGTTACGAATACCAAGAAATATCCCTCATAATGCGAAAGTTACGAGCTGGGAACCTTGCCGAATGATTATCGCTTATTCAGCACCTGACAGACAAACGATTGGAGAATAA
- a CDS encoding Gfo/Idh/MocA family protein — MANIKFNYEYTNKINAGFIGCGAHSFRNVYPTFDYAPVELVAVCDLNLERAELYRKRFGADRAYTDYLEMMRKEDLDAIFVVLNFDKNGRPIYPKILPDIMKAGIPVWVEKPISYTTKEAEELMELQAKHNVQVLVSNKRYFYPSFEGAKKIVESEKFGGATSITGRYPLTLTPFNEELGEREGLHWFLDICHPVSGMQYLMGDIDEMCFVDHQPSGNVHTLFKFKSGAIGSLHLPSTQSETSPNENYEVIGNKENIIIDNAIRLGYYQGKKGSGEYGKAPSFIGDDPSNGPVHWEPEFSLGQLHNKNLFTQGMVQSVNHFAESVLENKQVERATLRDAWHLTQVFEAYKDNKAGNWIKIG; from the coding sequence ATGGCAAATATTAAATTCAATTACGAGTATACCAATAAGATTAATGCTGGATTTATTGGGTGTGGTGCTCACTCGTTTCGTAACGTTTACCCGACATTTGATTATGCGCCAGTCGAATTAGTCGCTGTCTGTGACTTGAATTTAGAAAGAGCAGAACTATACAGAAAACGATTTGGTGCAGACCGTGCATATACCGATTATCTTGAAATGATGAGAAAAGAAGACCTTGATGCTATTTTTGTTGTATTGAACTTTGATAAAAATGGGCGTCCGATTTATCCGAAAATTTTACCGGATATTATGAAAGCAGGCATTCCAGTCTGGGTAGAGAAGCCCATTTCTTATACGACAAAAGAAGCGGAAGAATTAATGGAATTACAAGCAAAACATAATGTGCAAGTCCTTGTTTCTAACAAACGATACTTTTATCCATCATTCGAAGGGGCGAAAAAGATCGTAGAGAGTGAAAAGTTCGGAGGCGCGACCTCGATTACAGGACGTTATCCGTTAACGTTGACTCCTTTTAATGAAGAGTTAGGAGAGCGGGAAGGCTTACACTGGTTTTTAGATATTTGTCACCCAGTTTCCGGTATGCAGTATTTGATGGGCGATATTGATGAAATGTGTTTTGTCGATCATCAGCCAAGTGGTAATGTACACACATTATTTAAGTTTAAATCTGGTGCGATCGGCAGTTTGCACTTACCGTCCACTCAATCAGAAACAAGCCCTAATGAAAATTACGAGGTGATTGGAAATAAGGAAAACATTATCATCGATAATGCGATACGACTGGGTTATTACCAAGGTAAAAAAGGCAGCGGTGAATACGGAAAGGCACCTTCCTTTATTGGTGACGATCCATCGAACGGACCGGTGCACTGGGAGCCAGAATTCTCATTAGGACAGCTGCATAATAAGAACTTATTTACGCAAGGGATGGTTCAAAGTGTAAACCATTTTGCAGAATCAGTGTTAGAAAATAAACAAGTCGAACGTGCCACGTTACGTGATGCATGGCATTTGACGCAAGTCTTCGAAGCCTATAAAGACAATAAAGCTGGCAACTGGATTAAGATCGGATAA
- a CDS encoding response regulator transcription factor, whose translation MNKMLIVDDDWMITDSLKHMEEWLDLHIDVVGSAANGKEALFWLKKEKIDIILTDIRMPEMDGIALTKHIYDEQIKTNVIIMSGFEEFTYAQEAMRYNARGYLLKPIDTTELLETVQKVKEEYLAPPQEPLSNDIDDIKQSQTQQERVITSTINYINSNYMEPLTLKQLAERVHLSDHYLGQLFKSVTGESFLKYLTNVRMKKAATLLENPVLKIYEISERVGYTDPKHFMKVFKKSHGCTPKDYRQRFKIKTREVM comes from the coding sequence ATGAATAAAATGCTAATTGTTGATGATGATTGGATGATTACTGACAGTTTAAAGCATATGGAAGAATGGTTGGACTTACACATTGATGTGGTTGGATCTGCAGCGAATGGAAAAGAAGCGTTATTTTGGTTAAAAAAGGAGAAAATAGATATTATCCTAACAGATATACGCATGCCAGAAATGGATGGAATCGCTCTTACGAAACATATTTATGATGAGCAAATAAAAACGAACGTCATTATTATGAGCGGATTTGAAGAATTCACTTATGCACAAGAAGCGATGCGTTACAATGCCAGGGGATATTTATTAAAACCGATTGACACAACTGAGTTATTAGAAACAGTACAGAAAGTAAAAGAAGAATATCTCGCCCCGCCTCAAGAGCCCCTGTCCAATGACATCGATGATATAAAACAGAGTCAAACACAGCAAGAAAGAGTGATTACAAGCACGATCAATTATATCAATTCTAACTACATGGAACCTCTAACATTAAAACAATTAGCAGAACGAGTGCATCTAAGTGATCACTACTTAGGACAGCTGTTTAAATCTGTGACAGGTGAATCATTTTTAAAATATTTAACAAATGTAAGAATGAAAAAGGCTGCCACACTCTTAGAAAACCCTGTACTGAAAATCTATGAGATTAGCGAAAGAGTCGGATACACTGATCCGAAACACTTTATGAAGGTTTTTAAGAAATCACACGGTTGTACACCAAAAGACTACCGACAAAGGTTTAAAATAAAAACACGGGAAGTCATGTGA
- a CDS encoding sugar phosphate isomerase/epimerase family protein, whose protein sequence is MKFSVVTDMLGIESFDEALQTAKELGFDYVELRAKLDGDTIDSISVEKAKQLGEKVKEHGLEVATLSSWAVNSCTFSGPPKYDNYDENHHDEMTKQLDRLFNLADAFSAPNVRIYSLYRYPDFDTWSEEKKEKEYKHNAEVLKKHAEHAQRRGKVILVENEPPTLTNNCVELGKLVQYADHPHLKLNWDIVNGWRSGEYPTVELYEHIKGNVASVHLKGASRVVNSVTDDMPEGRFNNFAIAGHDDFKHEAVLNALTEGDPNVILTIDTHYPSFYQQDKIGEAEVVRQTKEFFEGILG, encoded by the coding sequence ATGAAGTTTAGTGTTGTGACAGATATGTTAGGGATAGAGTCATTTGATGAAGCGTTACAAACAGCCAAGGAGCTGGGCTTTGATTATGTTGAGCTTCGTGCAAAATTAGACGGCGATACAATAGATTCGATCTCTGTTGAGAAGGCAAAGCAATTAGGAGAAAAAGTTAAAGAACATGGATTGGAAGTTGCCACTCTCAGTTCGTGGGCCGTAAATTCTTGTACGTTTTCTGGACCGCCTAAATACGATAATTACGATGAAAACCACCATGATGAAATGACGAAACAATTAGACCGATTATTCAATTTAGCAGATGCTTTTTCTGCACCAAACGTCCGAATTTATTCTTTATACAGGTATCCTGATTTCGATACTTGGTCAGAGGAAAAAAAGGAAAAGGAATATAAGCACAATGCTGAAGTTTTAAAGAAACATGCAGAACATGCACAAAGAAGAGGGAAAGTCATTTTAGTAGAAAACGAACCGCCAACGTTAACGAACAATTGCGTAGAACTCGGAAAGCTAGTGCAATATGCGGATCATCCGCATTTGAAGTTAAATTGGGATATTGTTAACGGCTGGCGATCTGGTGAATATCCAACTGTGGAATTATATGAACATATTAAAGGAAACGTTGCTTCTGTTCACTTAAAAGGAGCTTCGAGAGTTGTCAATTCTGTAACTGACGATATGCCTGAGGGCAGGTTTAATAACTTTGCGATAGCCGGTCATGATGACTTTAAACATGAAGCAGTTTTAAATGCGCTTACAGAGGGGGATCCAAACGTCATTTTGACGATCGATACACACTATCCTTCCTTCTATCAGCAAGACAAAATAGGAGAGGCAGAAGTTGTGCGTCAAACCAAGGAGTTCTTTGAAGGCATACTCGGATAA
- a CDS encoding sensor histidine kinase codes for MKFFHSLFFKLLFCLLIISIIPLSIVGLITYNNTSKSMTDNLDYHASYILDQKVDALDQLFHDLERISSGIVHNKVFSTFSENDNDRRHQQLFLELDQLLVSIENIFPAFEGITIINESGFIYNYGYPLALNITANTFYQSDWFPSIEGLSYPALTPLHTRNYSNMNNDTPVYSFVYQGWDNKLNSSYIIIDLTEESVSNITNIQYNETDIAGTLIYNDEKIVYSENETFTFSYHTISSSNSGGIIQNEENKEFIIYKQKVPSTGWTIVEYFEVGNFFKPVYDTRNFFLYTIIVSVIVCILASLFVTKQISNPIYNLQKKMKEVESGNFEERFITNSKDVIGDLAKGFNHMLVQIKALIKSVEKEEKLKREAEITALQLQINPHFVYNTLESINSLARKKKEHEISHLIVLLGRLLRLSISSFDEMIPVRQEIMYTNNYLELQQKRMRQSLDYNIDIEDELYDKHMLKWILQPIVENAILHGIDPQQTKGDIEIKGKMDNQCIIFTVTDNGSGISPKKLREIRSRLKDDSSELTKYKKRIGLYNVQSRIHLHYGLSYGISIDSEEAKGTVVTITIPQRSETNE; via the coding sequence ATGAAGTTTTTTCACTCTTTATTCTTTAAATTGTTATTTTGTTTGTTGATTATTTCCATTATTCCTTTAAGTATCGTCGGACTCATTACGTACAATAACACCTCAAAAAGTATGACGGATAATTTAGATTATCATGCTTCTTATATTTTGGATCAGAAAGTAGACGCACTCGATCAGCTTTTTCATGACTTAGAACGAATAAGCAGCGGAATCGTTCATAATAAAGTGTTTTCTACTTTTAGCGAAAATGACAACGATCGAAGGCACCAACAATTATTTCTTGAATTAGACCAATTGTTAGTCAGTATAGAAAATATATTTCCAGCATTCGAAGGCATCACGATCATCAATGAATCTGGTTTCATTTACAACTATGGCTACCCTTTAGCACTCAACATAACCGCAAACACTTTCTATCAATCTGACTGGTTTCCATCGATAGAAGGTCTATCTTACCCGGCCCTTACTCCATTGCATACTAGAAATTACAGTAACATGAATAACGATACACCTGTTTATTCCTTTGTTTATCAAGGGTGGGACAATAAATTAAACTCTAGTTATATTATCATCGACCTTACCGAAGAATCTGTTTCAAATATTACGAATATTCAGTATAATGAAACTGATATTGCAGGAACGCTTATTTATAATGATGAAAAAATTGTATACTCCGAAAACGAAACGTTTACTTTTTCCTATCATACCATCTCCTCTAGTAATTCCGGGGGTATTATTCAAAATGAGGAAAACAAAGAGTTTATCATTTACAAACAAAAGGTTCCTTCAACCGGCTGGACAATCGTTGAGTATTTTGAAGTCGGTAATTTTTTCAAACCAGTGTATGATACGAGAAACTTCTTCCTTTATACGATTATCGTTAGTGTTATCGTTTGTATCTTGGCTTCATTATTCGTAACGAAACAAATCTCAAATCCTATTTATAACTTACAGAAAAAAATGAAGGAGGTAGAAAGCGGCAACTTTGAAGAAAGATTTATTACGAATTCAAAAGATGTCATTGGAGACTTAGCCAAAGGTTTTAACCATATGCTCGTACAAATCAAAGCGTTGATCAAGTCCGTGGAAAAAGAAGAAAAATTAAAAAGAGAAGCGGAAATCACAGCATTGCAATTACAAATAAACCCGCACTTTGTCTATAACACGTTAGAATCGATTAATTCTTTAGCTAGAAAGAAGAAAGAGCATGAAATTAGTCACCTCATCGTTTTACTAGGAAGACTATTACGCTTAAGCATTAGCTCTTTTGATGAAATGATTCCAGTGCGTCAAGAAATCATGTACACGAATAACTATTTGGAGCTTCAGCAAAAGCGCATGCGGCAAAGCCTTGACTACAACATTGATATTGAAGATGAGTTATACGATAAGCACATGTTAAAGTGGATCCTTCAACCGATCGTTGAAAATGCCATTTTACATGGGATCGACCCTCAACAAACAAAAGGTGACATTGAGATTAAGGGCAAAATGGACAATCAATGTATTATTTTTACAGTAACAGATAATGGGAGTGGGATTTCTCCCAAGAAGCTTAGGGAGATCAGAAGTAGGCTTAAGGATGATTCAAGTGAACTTACAAAATATAAAAAACGAATTGGCCTGTATAATGTCCAATCACGTATTCATTTACATTATGGACTTTCTTATGGTATTTCGATTGATAGTGAAGAAGCAAAAGGCACTGTTGTAACCATTACCATCCCTCAAAGGAGCGAAACAAATGAATAA
- a CDS encoding carbohydrate ABC transporter permease, which produces MERTMSRKSSSQMMIWVVLFLLLSLIIAPIIYAVLASFKTNMEIFSSPFSLPSNWSFENIINAWQVGNFQQYIINSAVVTIGGMLVVALVASPAGYAFSQLTFKGNNLIFYIVLLGMALPVQAIIIPIFFHLRSMGLVNTLTGLTLVSAALALPFSIFLMRNTFRDVPKAMRESAMIDGAGEWRIFWTVMLPLAKPGLVALLIFTFMNIWNDFLLPLVLLMSQGKYTISLGLYSFQGEMATNYALIFGGTVISMIPSIIVYLIFQRSFIEGMSSGANK; this is translated from the coding sequence ATGGAGAGAACAATGTCAAGAAAGTCGTCATCACAAATGATGATATGGGTCGTCTTGTTTTTACTATTATCATTAATCATCGCCCCCATTATTTACGCTGTTTTAGCTAGCTTTAAAACAAATATGGAAATCTTCTCTTCTCCTTTTTCTTTACCTAGTAACTGGAGCTTCGAAAATATTATTAATGCCTGGCAAGTAGGGAATTTTCAGCAATATATCATTAACAGTGCAGTTGTAACGATAGGCGGAATGCTTGTTGTAGCTTTAGTTGCAAGTCCTGCGGGTTACGCATTTTCACAATTAACGTTTAAGGGAAACAACTTGATCTTCTATATTGTCTTGTTAGGAATGGCGTTGCCTGTTCAAGCGATTATTATTCCGATCTTTTTCCACTTAAGATCAATGGGGTTAGTAAATACATTAACCGGTCTTACGCTTGTTTCGGCTGCTTTAGCCTTGCCATTCTCCATTTTTTTGATGAGAAACACATTTCGAGATGTTCCAAAGGCAATGCGTGAGTCTGCAATGATCGACGGTGCAGGAGAATGGAGAATCTTCTGGACAGTGATGCTTCCGTTAGCGAAGCCGGGGTTAGTAGCATTGTTAATCTTTACATTTATGAATATATGGAATGACTTCTTACTGCCGTTAGTTCTCTTAATGTCACAGGGGAAGTATACGATATCACTTGGTCTATATTCATTCCAAGGAGAAATGGCAACGAACTATGCACTTATTTTTGGCGGAACGGTAATCAGTATGATTCCAAGTATCATTGTCTATTTAATATTCCAGCGCTCCTTTATTGAAGGAATGTCGAGTGGTGCTAATAAGTAA
- a CDS encoding ABC transporter substrate-binding protein, with protein MIRTFVRASLLCMFLLMLVVFVACQSPSGSSSVEGESEEQATGGQSDGEQESSVDEENTLQLLIPNYYNDVEREQWGQVVDRFKELNPDIDVVLETGDVRVESGSLTALLQSEVNTPDVILMNAGPSRISVLSQGELIKPLDDTYEANQWENAVRPFAYDLIAGGDHIYEVPHMVDAIAHFYNIDVFDEYGLDVPETADEYIDLLETLAEESGIDPITVGARNGYAIGWLFGVMLEAMAGTEKLEEIFFEDGKWNDPEVVEVATAMTEWLDKGYISQDAVTLQETDSKFKFLNKQAAIYTGGTYLITDLAEEGLHDSVGFFMAPSFIDGEEAKPTGGIGQSWVVPTGANNEDAAELWLDYILSSDYAEIVYSFPDYNFILASTASMDVEPVGDVLRDAAIDVADGSGYNPSVFIGVETGEAYFQNLQGLVGDLTTPEEAMNAIEEAAQADKANGFQLKR; from the coding sequence ATGATACGAACGTTCGTGAGAGCATCACTGTTATGTATGTTTTTGTTAATGCTAGTAGTTTTCGTTGCATGTCAGTCTCCGTCAGGTAGTTCCAGTGTAGAAGGTGAGAGTGAAGAGCAAGCAACGGGAGGGCAAAGTGACGGTGAACAGGAGTCCTCGGTAGATGAAGAAAACACGCTGCAGTTACTAATTCCTAACTACTACAATGATGTGGAACGAGAGCAATGGGGGCAGGTAGTGGATCGTTTCAAAGAATTAAATCCTGATATTGACGTTGTATTAGAAACAGGCGATGTTCGGGTAGAGTCTGGAAGTTTAACAGCATTGTTACAGTCTGAAGTAAATACGCCTGACGTGATTCTTATGAATGCTGGGCCAAGTCGTATTTCTGTTTTGTCACAAGGGGAATTAATTAAACCGCTAGATGACACCTATGAAGCAAACCAATGGGAGAATGCTGTTCGTCCATTTGCATACGACTTGATTGCTGGTGGCGACCATATCTATGAAGTACCTCACATGGTAGATGCAATTGCCCACTTCTATAACATTGATGTGTTTGACGAGTATGGATTGGACGTCCCTGAGACTGCCGATGAATACATTGATTTACTAGAAACGTTAGCGGAAGAATCTGGTATTGACCCAATTACAGTAGGTGCGAGAAATGGTTATGCCATTGGCTGGTTATTTGGGGTTATGTTAGAAGCAATGGCAGGGACAGAGAAATTAGAGGAGATTTTCTTTGAAGATGGAAAGTGGAATGATCCAGAAGTCGTGGAAGTAGCAACGGCTATGACAGAATGGCTAGATAAAGGGTATATCTCACAAGATGCCGTTACATTACAAGAGACAGATTCAAAGTTTAAATTTTTAAATAAACAAGCAGCCATCTATACAGGTGGGACGTATCTGATTACAGATTTAGCTGAAGAAGGTTTGCATGATAGTGTCGGATTCTTTATGGCGCCATCGTTTATCGATGGGGAAGAAGCAAAACCGACAGGTGGAATTGGCCAATCATGGGTCGTACCAACCGGTGCAAATAACGAGGATGCAGCTGAGTTATGGTTAGACTATATTCTTTCTAGTGACTATGCCGAAATTGTTTATAGCTTCCCAGATTACAACTTTATTCTTGCATCTACTGCTTCGATGGATGTAGAGCCGGTTGGCGATGTTTTACGTGATGCAGCTATTGATGTTGCGGACGGGTCAGGTTATAACCCAAGTGTGTTTATTGGTGTAGAAACAGGTGAAGCCTATTTCCAAAACTTACAAGGGTTAGTCGGAGACTTAACGACGCCAGAAGAAGCAATGAACGCGATTGAAGAAGCGGCTCAAGCAGACAAAGCAAATGGATTCCAATTAAAAAGATAG
- a CDS encoding carbohydrate ABC transporter permease, with amino-acid sequence MSTSLQTVSVKVQKQNKVKAQRINKLKRIAVIASFLSPALILYGAFMLYPMADAVRYSLFDWNGTSPTMNFVGLDNYARLATDGLFYRALGNNLLWVVLSLTLMVIPTLVLAVLISKVKRGKTFFRAAFYLPSVLSLAVVGVLWSKIYDPTMGPINIFLRAIGLDFMARNWLGEQMFVIPALVIASTWAFYGLYMILFLAGLQSIEPQMYEAADIDGAGPIRKFWYITVPSLRNTMNVVISMVIIHALKGFALIWIMTQGGPFYMSEVVSTLVYKTAFSMNQVSYATAQSVILGIIIIIFTIGFNYYRERTE; translated from the coding sequence ATGAGTACGAGTTTACAAACTGTAAGTGTTAAGGTTCAAAAACAAAACAAAGTTAAAGCACAAAGAATAAATAAGCTAAAAAGAATTGCCGTTATTGCATCTTTTTTATCACCAGCACTGATCCTTTATGGGGCTTTTATGCTTTACCCAATGGCAGATGCCGTTCGCTATAGTTTATTTGATTGGAATGGGACATCACCAACAATGAATTTTGTAGGGCTGGACAACTATGCAAGGTTAGCAACAGATGGTCTTTTTTATAGGGCATTAGGTAACAACTTACTGTGGGTTGTTTTAAGTTTAACCTTAATGGTCATTCCAACTTTAGTCCTCGCTGTACTGATTAGTAAGGTGAAAAGAGGTAAAACCTTTTTCAGGGCAGCATTCTATCTGCCGAGTGTATTGTCGCTTGCCGTTGTAGGGGTATTGTGGTCCAAAATTTATGATCCGACAATGGGGCCAATTAACATTTTTCTCCGGGCCATAGGACTGGATTTTATGGCAAGAAATTGGCTTGGTGAGCAAATGTTTGTCATTCCTGCCTTAGTAATTGCTAGTACATGGGCGTTTTATGGGTTGTACATGATTTTATTTTTAGCAGGGTTACAAAGTATTGAGCCGCAAATGTATGAGGCAGCAGATATTGACGGAGCAGGTCCAATCAGAAAGTTTTGGTATATAACCGTGCCGAGCCTGCGTAACACAATGAACGTTGTCATTAGTATGGTGATCATTCATGCGTTAAAAGGTTTTGCATTGATCTGGATAATGACACAAGGCGGACCTTTCTACATGAGTGAGGTTGTATCTACCTTAGTTTATAAAACGGCATTCAGTATGAACCAAGTAAGTTACGCAACAGCACAAAGTGTAATCTTAGGGATTATCATCATTATCTTTACGATCGGGTTTAACTACTACAGAGAAAGGACTGAGTAA